In the genome of Ferrovibrio terrae, the window ATCAAGCTGGCCAGCGTGCGCGGCAAATCCGAGATGGCTGCCGCCGTCAGCGCCGGCCAGGAAGCCGGCCGCAAATACATCAATGTCGCCTCCAAACTGCTGGCCGGAGAGTCAGCCTGATGGACGGAACGGCCCCGAAGGACGCGCCCCTCAAACGCAGCGTTAACATTCCGAACCAGCGCGGCCTGCATGCCCGCGCCGCGGCCAAATTCGTCCAGGTGGTCGCCCGCTTCCCCCAGGCCAAGATCCAGGTCTCCAAGGACGGCCAGACC includes:
- a CDS encoding HPr family phosphocarrier protein — encoded protein: MDGTAPKDAPLKRSVNIPNQRGLHARAAAKFVQVVARFPQAKIQVSKDGQTVNGESIMGLMMLAGTQGSSIEISASGTEAGAAMEALVILVEGKFGESE